In Tenuifilum sp. 4138str, a single genomic region encodes these proteins:
- a CDS encoding PKD domain-containing protein — translation MDLVMRVYRFRLLFPVILLLLSFSIAAQTDTEFWFSVPEINRYHWGGTEASPGNKGYPVYLRITTGSLSSTVTITMPANQANFNGGSPLVFNIPANKTQTIDLAALNLIGDDKTTALTSIENRLRWTTSNASAINRNNKGLHIEATTPVTIYYEISAIYNMELLALKGKNALGKSFYIPFETSYPISSYVANNSNYLYRPYSSFDIVATEDNTQITITPTKDVFVWPNSFKPANIPFTITLNRGETAIIAPYKNDSNVNYKTDPNNTLAGTKVEVVSGGDIAINTRHDMVSPGGGVDFVGDQLVPIDHIGTHYAVVRGVLDNAQEYVYVVATQNNTQVKVNGAVVATINERGVQPVQIPAANLITNIETDKPVYVYHLSGFGNGINTQVAGAIIPTISTCTGSTRVGFNRTKANYDNGFGSKYYEFYMNILVRKGAEDGFKLYDKNGNDVTAIVPGINDPASYQDVGATAPFNQWRFARFKADNIQAGVDEAYLLANEKDVFHLGILNGHPNADAFYGYFSDFNSFNPNAFVVVNEAGGNKICWGESRQLYASGGTQYQWTPHDFLDNPSSPTPVASNITHSIKYNVTVSGACGLSDTREVNFLVSEPVVPSFTTDQFAGCAPFSPQIINNSVGAASNVWDFNNDGDIDDPGEGTNNNVTFTPSAPFLNNTTDTLRYTLSLVVTDNTGICVKSFKKDILVYPHIDISPVIDSKSDPNNCHPLTVNFKANPTGNHGTATFRWDFGDGATSASPDPAHTYYNYNSAPTPYNAQLTLTDKYNFCSVTKPVPVTVQPYIRANFAVERVTGCSPFSVLVTNNSTGGITSWQWDKDGDGAFDSTDPANWTFSKTNSGGSPLHTTIRLRVQNSGGCIDEYPQTITVNPTPAANVNVNASGDLTCSPLDVNLAATNVTNATTFEWHLIDGANTNIISTQQSTTYQLQNNDAFAHTYNIRFKALNQYGCEYLSSPFPVTVQPFVDAQFSVTPTGNCSPVDLNFTVQKFPGINQFQWDWDSNGTPDATYTQTGQQSVFTRQEVNQSGTSRNFQPVLTVTNSAGCTRSKQLDLPIPIYPEVTANFNLPAGAQCNPASLTLTNTSTYTGGSALTNGSYQWSFGDGSTSMEVSPSHVFTNTTGSDKPFNISLIAISEHGCQSAVTKTLTVYPYIKPEFSIDNLAGCAPHSYNIYLTTHPGISQYEFDFDGDGNTDQTYTSANVPSVIPRTQDNLTGAEKLYNVSLRVRNNAGCTDNSAIPVRVYPAVTASFTPSVDQTICEGASINFVSNSYVNGTTNHPQFTSWSFGDGLTSNLQTVSHTFNNDDTQNSKPYTVNLTVSNIHGCSDSETRTVTVHPKLTNGFTMQMDGNCTPFNVTFTPTGVGATQYQWTFDGLFPNENRTNGTPFTYQADNSDPDNIKTHTISLITSNANGNCVSQPVTKTLTVYPHVVPQASALSQFACPGSPIEFTNSSTGGNLLYYWDFADGQSFATTLQDNITHDFDNRTSTDKPFNVTLWATNANGCSKSVEVPVTIHPRVEADFTMLYDSICVPFNVNFTNTSLNGTNFSWDYGYSLGGVPQQQTTARPTLSHVYTFDNDLPNTIIKPTITLTATQSHTNSGLTCSSAKSVPFIDIYPKVIADFNLDSDRGCTPLTVNFANSSTGLGSYTWDFGNGMRSTETSPQGIGFINTSKDNLATYTVWLKSKNAIGCSDSISRTITVNPKVEAAFTWDKTAGCSPVNISFNNTSTSSLYQYSWNFGDGSPTTNDEQPGMHTYTNSGLTIQNPTVTLVTQYKDDTNCADTLELPLSIYPRIYPDFTYNPTGCTPHLVQFINQTQSFSANNQYVWNLGDGNYAYSANVEQEYRNTSTQNEKNFTITLKATSEHGCTDSVKKDVTVFPRPVAAMELKSNYISCPPFNVEIENKTLGSNLTYHYDFGDGADSTTTSPLNMVHVFDNNQSITQSYQIWLHAINNYSCDDAVSQTIQVFPHVTANFDVTPGYQSCSPHDVQFSNLSTNAMLFTWDFDDGFTSSSTNPSQSFLNETENDKVFNVKLTARSEFDCVDDTVKQITVWATPRALIGVEPPLKEFPDNTFTIINQSAPAADTWSYKWYFDDNTTSTEKNPGTHTYTRWGHKEKGFTYDVSLVINSPHCKDSTSKIVYLMPPKPISSFTQSMANGCAPHEVHFVNNSLYGEEYEWDFDDGSPTVKEFQPVHVFQNPGYYRVKLRASGEGGESFSYGIIHVYPMPNADFDAYPSRVMLPDATVRLQNLTTDCDSCSYDWDMGDGTKYINRKDPTHTYKEMGEFRISLWAERKYSDAICMDSISKYPAVWVEGIGYVKFPDAFKPNPSGPNGGAYDEHDMKNEVFHPIHYGVVEYKLMIFTRWGEQVFTSSDVKVGWDGYINGRLAEQGVYVWRAIGTFTNGKVFDQRGTVTLLR, via the coding sequence ATGGATTTAGTAATGAGGGTTTACAGATTTAGATTGCTTTTTCCGGTAATTCTGCTTTTGTTAAGTTTTAGCATAGCTGCACAAACCGATACCGAGTTTTGGTTCAGTGTTCCGGAAATAAACCGATATCACTGGGGTGGTACAGAGGCAAGCCCAGGTAATAAAGGATATCCGGTTTACCTGCGAATTACTACAGGGTCGTTATCGAGCACGGTAACCATAACCATGCCAGCCAATCAAGCTAATTTCAATGGTGGGAGCCCGTTGGTTTTCAATATTCCTGCAAATAAGACCCAAACCATTGACCTGGCAGCCTTAAACCTGATAGGCGACGACAAAACAACTGCTCTTACATCCATTGAAAACCGTTTGCGTTGGACAACCTCCAATGCTTCAGCCATAAACCGAAACAACAAGGGTTTACACATTGAGGCTACTACTCCGGTAACCATTTACTATGAGATTAGTGCTATTTACAATATGGAATTACTTGCCCTGAAAGGAAAGAATGCATTAGGTAAATCATTTTACATTCCTTTCGAAACTAGCTATCCAATTAGTTCATATGTAGCTAATAATTCTAACTATTTATACAGGCCCTATAGTTCATTCGATATAGTTGCCACGGAGGATAATACGCAAATAACCATTACTCCAACCAAAGACGTTTTTGTTTGGCCTAATAGTTTTAAGCCAGCTAACATACCCTTTACAATAACCCTGAATAGGGGCGAAACCGCAATTATTGCTCCCTATAAAAACGATAGCAATGTTAACTACAAAACTGACCCTAATAATACCCTTGCAGGAACTAAGGTTGAGGTGGTTAGTGGTGGTGATATTGCCATAAATACAAGGCACGATATGGTTAGCCCGGGTGGTGGAGTCGATTTTGTTGGCGATCAGCTTGTGCCAATTGATCATATTGGGACTCATTACGCTGTGGTAAGAGGGGTATTGGATAATGCTCAGGAATATGTTTACGTTGTTGCCACCCAGAACAACACACAGGTAAAGGTGAATGGGGCAGTGGTTGCAACAATAAACGAGCGTGGCGTTCAACCGGTTCAAATTCCAGCAGCAAATCTAATTACCAATATTGAAACCGATAAGCCTGTGTATGTTTACCATCTATCGGGCTTTGGAAACGGCATTAATACCCAGGTGGCCGGTGCAATTATACCAACCATATCAACATGTACCGGGTCAACCAGGGTTGGGTTTAACAGGACAAAGGCTAATTACGACAATGGATTCGGCAGTAAGTACTATGAATTTTACATGAACATCCTTGTCCGCAAGGGAGCCGAGGATGGCTTTAAGCTATACGACAAGAACGGCAACGATGTTACTGCAATAGTTCCAGGGATCAATGACCCTGCCAGCTATCAGGATGTGGGAGCAACCGCTCCGTTCAATCAGTGGCGTTTTGCCCGGTTCAAGGCCGATAACATTCAGGCTGGGGTCGATGAGGCATACCTGCTTGCCAATGAAAAGGATGTTTTCCATTTAGGTATTCTAAACGGACACCCTAATGCCGATGCTTTTTACGGGTATTTTTCCGATTTTAACTCATTTAACCCCAATGCATTTGTGGTGGTTAATGAGGCTGGTGGTAATAAAATTTGCTGGGGCGAGTCGCGTCAGCTCTATGCCAGTGGAGGAACCCAATACCAATGGACGCCTCACGATTTTCTCGATAATCCTTCAAGCCCAACACCAGTTGCCTCCAACATTACACATTCCATAAAGTATAACGTTACTGTTAGTGGGGCATGCGGCCTTTCTGATACCCGCGAGGTTAACTTTCTGGTCTCGGAACCTGTAGTTCCAAGCTTCACAACCGACCAGTTTGCTGGCTGTGCTCCTTTTAGCCCTCAAATCATTAACAATTCAGTAGGTGCTGCCAGTAACGTTTGGGACTTTAACAACGATGGCGATATAGATGATCCGGGCGAGGGGACAAACAACAATGTAACATTTACCCCATCAGCTCCATTCTTAAATAATACTACCGATACCTTGCGATATACCCTATCGTTAGTAGTAACCGATAATACGGGTATCTGTGTTAAGTCGTTTAAGAAAGATATTCTGGTATACCCGCACATCGATATTAGTCCGGTAATTGATAGCAAGTCCGACCCCAATAACTGCCATCCGCTTACTGTGAACTTTAAGGCAAATCCAACCGGAAACCATGGAACGGCAACGTTCCGCTGGGATTTTGGCGATGGGGCAACTTCGGCTTCACCCGACCCGGCTCACACCTATTACAACTACAATAGTGCTCCAACTCCTTACAACGCTCAGCTTACCCTTACCGACAAGTATAACTTTTGCTCAGTTACAAAGCCAGTACCTGTTACCGTGCAACCCTACATAAGGGCAAACTTTGCTGTTGAGCGGGTAACAGGCTGCTCGCCATTTAGTGTTTTGGTAACAAACAATAGCACAGGAGGGATTACCTCCTGGCAGTGGGATAAGGATGGTGATGGTGCTTTTGATAGCACCGATCCTGCAAACTGGACTTTCAGTAAAACAAATAGCGGGGGCAGCCCGCTACACACTACCATCAGGTTGAGGGTTCAGAATAGCGGAGGCTGCATTGACGAGTACCCTCAAACCATAACAGTAAATCCCACTCCTGCAGCAAATGTTAACGTAAACGCAAGTGGCGATTTAACGTGTTCCCCCTTAGATGTAAATCTTGCTGCAACCAATGTAACCAATGCCACTACCTTTGAGTGGCATTTGATTGACGGCGCAAATACAAACATTATATCAACCCAGCAAAGTACAACATACCAGCTGCAGAATAACGATGCTTTTGCCCATACCTACAACATTCGTTTTAAGGCTTTAAACCAGTATGGTTGCGAGTACCTCTCTAGTCCATTCCCGGTTACGGTTCAGCCATTTGTCGATGCACAATTCTCTGTAACACCCACAGGTAACTGCTCGCCAGTCGATTTAAATTTTACCGTTCAGAAGTTTCCCGGTATTAACCAGTTCCAGTGGGATTGGGATAGTAATGGTACACCAGATGCAACCTACACTCAGACTGGTCAGCAAAGCGTGTTTACACGCCAGGAAGTAAACCAAAGCGGTACTTCCCGAAACTTCCAGCCTGTACTTACCGTAACCAACAGTGCTGGCTGCACACGTTCAAAGCAGTTAGATTTGCCCATACCTATTTACCCTGAAGTTACTGCCAATTTCAATTTACCTGCAGGTGCACAGTGTAACCCAGCATCGCTAACCTTGACTAATACTAGCACCTACACTGGAGGTTCAGCATTAACCAACGGTTCATACCAGTGGAGCTTCGGCGATGGATCAACATCAATGGAGGTTTCGCCTTCACATGTATTTACTAACACTACCGGATCCGATAAACCTTTTAACATTTCATTAATAGCAATTTCGGAACATGGTTGCCAATCGGCAGTTACCAAAACGCTTACCGTTTATCCCTATATAAAACCAGAGTTTAGTATCGATAACCTTGCAGGATGCGCCCCTCATAGCTACAATATATATTTAACCACTCACCCTGGTATAAGCCAGTACGAGTTCGATTTTGATGGCGATGGCAATACTGATCAAACCTATACATCGGCAAATGTACCATCAGTTATTCCGCGCACCCAGGACAACCTAACAGGCGCCGAGAAGCTATACAACGTATCGCTCAGGGTGCGCAATAATGCTGGTTGTACCGATAACTCTGCGATACCGGTAAGGGTTTACCCGGCTGTAACCGCCAGCTTTACTCCTAGTGTTGACCAAACCATTTGCGAGGGTGCATCGATTAATTTTGTAAGCAACAGTTATGTAAATGGAACAACCAATCACCCCCAGTTCACAAGCTGGAGCTTTGGCGATGGCCTTACCTCAAACCTTCAAACGGTTTCGCATACCTTTAATAACGACGATACGCAAAATAGTAAACCATATACTGTTAACCTAACCGTGTCAAACATTCACGGCTGCTCCGATTCCGAAACCAGAACGGTTACGGTTCACCCCAAGCTTACCAATGGTTTTACCATGCAAATGGATGGTAATTGTACTCCATTCAATGTTACCTTTACGCCCACAGGCGTTGGTGCTACCCAGTACCAATGGACATTCGACGGACTTTTCCCCAACGAGAATCGCACCAATGGAACTCCATTTACATACCAGGCCGATAACTCAGACCCCGACAATATTAAAACCCATACAATTTCACTGATTACCTCAAATGCAAATGGTAATTGTGTGAGTCAACCTGTTACCAAAACCTTAACTGTTTATCCCCATGTTGTACCTCAAGCAAGTGCTTTATCGCAGTTTGCATGCCCTGGCTCACCTATTGAGTTTACCAATAGTTCAACCGGGGGCAATTTGCTCTACTACTGGGATTTTGCCGATGGACAATCGTTTGCCACAACCCTACAGGATAATATCACGCACGATTTTGATAATAGAACATCAACCGATAAGCCGTTCAACGTTACCCTGTGGGCAACTAATGCTAATGGGTGCTCAAAATCAGTAGAAGTTCCAGTAACCATTCATCCTAGGGTTGAGGCAGATTTTACAATGCTATATGATAGTATTTGCGTGCCTTTCAATGTGAACTTTACCAATACATCGCTTAATGGGACCAATTTTAGCTGGGACTATGGTTACTCATTGGGCGGTGTGCCCCAGCAGCAAACCACTGCACGTCCAACCCTTTCCCATGTATATACCTTCGATAATGACTTACCTAACACCATTATTAAACCAACAATAACTCTAACCGCAACGCAGTCGCATACCAATAGCGGACTAACCTGCTCTAGCGCTAAAAGCGTCCCATTTATTGATATTTACCCCAAGGTAATTGCTGATTTTAATTTAGATTCCGATAGGGGATGTACTCCGCTAACGGTTAATTTTGCTAACAGTTCTACTGGTTTGGGTAGCTATACATGGGATTTTGGCAACGGAATGCGATCAACGGAAACCTCCCCTCAGGGAATAGGTTTTATCAATACTAGTAAGGATAATCTCGCTACCTATACAGTATGGCTCAAATCCAAAAATGCAATAGGTTGTAGCGATAGTATAAGCCGAACAATTACAGTAAACCCCAAGGTTGAAGCAGCCTTTACGTGGGATAAAACCGCCGGTTGCTCTCCGGTTAATATTAGTTTTAATAACACTTCCACTTCATCCTTATACCAGTATAGCTGGAACTTTGGCGATGGCTCCCCCACAACCAATGATGAGCAACCCGGAATGCATACCTATACCAACTCCGGATTAACCATCCAAAACCCCACGGTTACTCTAGTAACACAGTATAAGGACGATACGAACTGTGCCGATACCCTTGAGTTGCCACTAAGCATATACCCACGTATCTACCCCGACTTTACCTATAACCCAACCGGTTGTACTCCGCATCTGGTTCAGTTTATCAATCAAACCCAATCCTTTAGCGCCAATAACCAATATGTTTGGAACCTTGGTGATGGCAATTATGCCTATTCTGCTAATGTTGAGCAGGAGTATAGGAATACATCAACCCAAAATGAAAAGAACTTTACCATAACGCTTAAAGCAACCAGTGAGCACGGATGTACCGACTCGGTTAAAAAGGATGTAACAGTATTCCCTCGTCCAGTTGCAGCCATGGAACTAAAAAGTAATTACATCTCTTGCCCACCATTTAATGTTGAAATTGAGAATAAAACGTTGGGTTCAAACCTAACCTACCATTACGATTTTGGCGATGGTGCCGATAGTACAACAACCTCGCCGCTGAACATGGTACATGTATTCGATAATAACCAAAGTATTACCCAATCGTATCAAATTTGGCTGCATGCCATAAATAATTACAGCTGCGACGATGCCGTGTCGCAAACCATTCAGGTATTTCCACATGTTACTGCCAATTTTGATGTTACCCCGGGTTACCAAAGCTGTAGCCCACACGACGTGCAGTTCTCCAACCTGTCCACCAATGCAATGCTGTTTACATGGGATTTTGACGATGGGTTTACCTCATCATCCACCAACCCATCACAGTCGTTCCTGAATGAAACTGAAAACGATAAGGTTTTCAATGTAAAGCTAACCGCCCGTTCTGAGTTCGACTGTGTTGACGATACCGTGAAGCAAATTACCGTTTGGGCTACACCTAGGGCGTTAATAGGTGTTGAGCCCCCACTCAAGGAGTTTCCTGATAATACCTTTACCATAATTAACCAATCGGCCCCTGCAGCCGATACCTGGAGTTACAAGTGGTATTTTGACGACAATACTACAAGCACAGAGAAAAATCCCGGAACACATACCTATACCCGTTGGGGACATAAGGAAAAAGGGTTTACCTACGATGTTTCACTTGTAATAAACAGCCCTCACTGTAAGGACTCAACCTCAAAGATTGTGTACCTGATGCCGCCAAAGCCAATTTCCAGTTTTACACAGAGCATGGCTAACGGATGTGCACCCCACGAGGTTCATTTTGTTAACAACTCGCTTTACGGTGAGGAGTACGAGTGGGATTTTGATGATGGTAGTCCAACAGTAAAGGAATTCCAACCTGTTCATGTTTTCCAGAATCCGGGTTACTACAGGGTTAAACTAAGAGCATCGGGCGAGGGTGGTGAAAGCTTTTCCTACGGGATAATTCACGTTTACCCAATGCCCAATGCCGATTTTGATGCTTACCCTTCACGGGTAATGTTGCCCGATGCTACCGTACGGTTACAGAATCTTACAACCGATTGCGATTCATGTTCGTACGATTGGGATATGGGCGATGGAACAAAGTATATCAACCGGAAAGATCCTACTCATACCTACAAGGAAATGGGTGAATTCCGAATTTCACTTTGGGCTGAAAGAAAGTATAGCGATGCCATTTGTATGGATTCAATATCAAAGTATCCTGCTGTTTGGGTTGAGGGTATTGGTTACGTGAAGTTCCCTGATGCATTTAAACCTAACCCCAGTGGGCCAAATGGTGGCGCTTACGATGAGCATGATATGAAGAATGAGGTGTTCCACCCCATTCACTACGGTGTGGTTGAGTACAAGCTGATGATTTTTACCCGATGGGGTGAGCAAGTGTTTACCTCTTCCGACGTGAAAGTGGGATGGGATGGCTATATTAACGGCCGTTTGGCTGAACAGGGAGTTTATGTTTGGCGCGCAATAGGAACATTTACAAACGGAAAAGTATTTGATCAGCGTGGAACTGTTACATTGTTAAGGTAG